The following are encoded in a window of Brockia lithotrophica genomic DNA:
- a CDS encoding sirohydrochlorin chelatase, with protein MAGFLRAGRRPAPWFRLVSLFVALTLLWGVFASLAHASAGAPVPGREGIGVLLVAHGTKEDSWTAAVEAVRDELQKHLDVPVVLGYLEAVEPTIPQAVKALADRGVRDIVAVPFFVSSYSNHIEEIRYILGLHETPPDPSEDLPRAQVPGRVFFTPAVDDHPMLAAVLTAVAAPFLQDPEKDVVILAAHGSDTPEGQAKWEENLNSLGELVKRFSDGRVRDVRTGYVSGEARPALADVAAAVVAEGKTAVVLPVMMSEGFFTGRKIPSLLQTLPEGSWRYPPEGKRALVTADRQAAATIALWRVAEVLGPNPLVDGQPLTLDRAMRIGRDAGLGYPCIVAGTALAWRVLASGEEGLGGPLERDGLAVRSFLPPNAGSRPVMEAAAKDVRYLGIPMPLLPEAPTFFFVREGDKRVAVVRAMPELFGGEEFFALRNRVVSGRASPEEAARFQEMQREVLVNLLAPKPSMFTARLVDPIVVRGTGGEERSVGYADTMFGEQGICLGGTFLYRAVQEAVATLRQTRPEFALVQGNFTLETKLKNDRIEKFLAAVAGDGNFTMLEDPPVRPESFVLTLTAKDGTMVRVRPQDGVLEPEFFALRAKVKAGEATPAEKARAQALKNAMIVRLLLDPKAFAVEVQSPTAGEQTSGAEASSGGQTLRPVEPAAQPAAVLPRTGEWLTAGLLALAGLAAAGAGAAVLVRRQDRSAEDDSRGFAA; from the coding sequence ATGGCGGGATTCCTTCGCGCGGGGCGTAGACCCGCGCCTTGGTTTCGGCTCGTTTCTCTGTTCGTCGCTTTGACCCTTCTCTGGGGTGTGTTCGCTTCTCTCGCCCACGCGAGCGCGGGCGCTCCGGTGCCCGGGCGGGAAGGGATAGGCGTACTCCTCGTCGCCCACGGTACAAAGGAAGATTCCTGGACGGCGGCCGTCGAGGCCGTGCGCGACGAACTCCAAAAGCACCTCGACGTGCCCGTGGTCCTCGGGTATTTGGAAGCCGTAGAACCCACGATTCCCCAGGCGGTAAAGGCGCTGGCCGATCGGGGCGTTCGGGACATCGTCGCCGTCCCGTTCTTCGTGAGCAGCTACTCCAACCACATCGAAGAGATCCGCTACATCCTCGGACTTCATGAAACGCCGCCCGATCCTTCAGAAGATCTGCCGCGGGCCCAAGTTCCCGGCCGGGTCTTTTTCACCCCTGCCGTGGACGACCATCCGATGCTTGCGGCTGTCCTCACGGCCGTCGCGGCCCCCTTCCTCCAAGATCCGGAGAAAGACGTCGTGATCCTCGCCGCCCACGGATCGGATACCCCCGAGGGACAGGCGAAGTGGGAGGAAAACCTGAACTCCCTCGGCGAGCTCGTAAAGCGCTTTTCCGACGGAAGGGTTCGCGACGTGCGGACGGGCTACGTCTCGGGCGAGGCGAGGCCCGCGCTTGCCGACGTGGCCGCGGCGGTCGTCGCGGAAGGCAAGACGGCCGTCGTGCTTCCGGTGATGATGAGCGAGGGCTTTTTCACGGGCCGAAAGATCCCTTCCCTCCTGCAAACCCTCCCCGAAGGCTCCTGGCGCTATCCGCCAGAGGGGAAGCGTGCGCTCGTGACCGCTGACCGCCAGGCGGCGGCGACGATCGCCCTCTGGCGCGTCGCCGAGGTGCTCGGACCGAACCCCCTCGTCGACGGCCAACCGCTTACGCTGGACCGGGCGATGCGCATCGGTCGAGACGCTGGCCTCGGCTACCCATGCATCGTCGCCGGGACGGCCCTCGCCTGGCGCGTCTTGGCGAGTGGCGAGGAGGGTCTCGGTGGCCCCCTGGAACGCGACGGTCTCGCCGTTCGCTCCTTCCTGCCTCCTAATGCAGGTTCGCGTCCGGTCATGGAGGCCGCAGCAAAGGACGTCCGCTACCTCGGCATACCCATGCCCCTCCTTCCGGAAGCGCCGACGTTCTTCTTCGTCCGGGAGGGCGACAAGCGCGTCGCGGTCGTGCGCGCCATGCCGGAACTCTTTGGAGGGGAGGAGTTCTTCGCCCTGCGCAACCGCGTGGTTTCTGGTCGTGCCTCTCCCGAAGAAGCCGCGCGCTTCCAGGAAATGCAGCGGGAAGTCCTCGTCAACCTCCTCGCCCCTAAGCCGAGCATGTTCACGGCGCGGCTCGTCGATCCGATCGTCGTCCGGGGGACGGGCGGCGAGGAACGGTCGGTAGGATACGCCGATACCATGTTTGGGGAGCAGGGGATCTGCCTCGGCGGGACGTTCCTCTACCGCGCCGTGCAGGAAGCCGTAGCCACCCTTCGGCAGACGCGCCCCGAGTTCGCCTTGGTACAGGGGAACTTCACCCTCGAGACGAAGCTGAAGAACGACAGGATAGAGAAGTTCCTCGCGGCCGTCGCCGGGGACGGGAACTTCACGATGCTCGAGGATCCTCCCGTACGTCCGGAAAGCTTTGTCCTCACCTTGACGGCGAAGGACGGGACCATGGTTCGGGTGCGGCCGCAGGACGGCGTCCTCGAGCCGGAATTTTTCGCCCTGCGGGCCAAGGTCAAGGCGGGCGAGGCGACGCCCGCAGAAAAGGCGCGCGCGCAGGCACTCAAGAACGCCATGATCGTCCGCTTGCTTCTCGACCCCAAGGCCTTTGCCGTGGAGGTGCAGTCGCCGACCGCGGGCGAGCAGACTTCGGGGGCGGAGGCGTCGTCGGGCGGGCAAACCCTTAGGCCTGTGGAGCCGGCGGCGCAGCCTGCCGCGGTACTTCCGCGCACGGGAGAGTGGCTCACCGCAGGTCTTCTCGCGCTTGCAGGTCTCGCCGCCGCGGGTGCGGGAGCCGCAGTGCTGGTGCGCCGGCAGGACCGCTCGGCTGAGGACGACTCTCGGGGCTTTGCCGCGTAA